The Drosophila bipectinata strain 14024-0381.07 chromosome 2L, DbipHiC1v2, whole genome shotgun sequence genome has a segment encoding these proteins:
- the LOC108131325 gene encoding uncharacterized protein → MNDIIFKKRNKSFQDIDMSLPQLIDDLQRLSEDQDSADVVFICGRDERIYAHRLMLMARCKSFKTAKRGEVCRIPGCTVSPAAPGASTPTTIRLPHVNPDLFRQFILYVYTAKLVLQDSQVFQMMMMAQDMGVVELRTACEDHVISTLSVDNACTFLTAVMDIHEKAGAKCAASFMERCIIYIGENATECVKTNAFLTLTKEALIKIISSDYFCLEEEEVWRCVLAWAKYQAGVTQPTAHWTEEERARVCQHLSGVMGHVRLLLIDSQVFAEEVEPTGAVPMELSLERYRYAALHANKMIDNDKRLQPRLTVAINMFPGSQILRNDKTPLQNVLNGWFGVPKQSWRLVFRASTHGYDSGTFHRYCDGVAPCMVIGLGSHGEISGGFTDVAWAKTSRKGGYVHSERAFLFALNPANGEQPTKFDIVKKPYAICYHPDCGPIFGAGADLLISSNCNTNMDSYSNLPHSYDGTNAAHLTLFGDYNFTISDYEVYTLAPPGGGSTTGPVHSSNHNQVQNQNHSANGQAPGVPTKAKYDRY, encoded by the exons ATGAatgatataatatttaaaaaaagaaataaaagttttcaaGATATAGACATGAGTCTGCCGCAGTTAATTGATGATTTGCAGCGCCTTTCTGAGGATCAGGATAGTGCTGATGTTGTGTTTATTTGTGGGAGAGATGAACGTATCTACGCTCACAGATTGATGTTAATGGCTCG TTGCAAGAGTTTCAAGACCGCCAAAAGGGGCGAGGTGTGCCGCATTCCCGGGTGCACCGTCTCACCAGCTGCACCTGGAGCTTCCACACCAACCACAATACGTTTGCCACATGTTAATCCGGATCTATTTCGGCAGTTTATTCTTTATGTTTACACTGCAAAG TTAGTGCTGCAGGACTCGCAGGTATTccagatgatgatgatggcccAGGACATGGGTGTGGTTGAGCTGCGTACTGCCTGTGAAGATCATGTCATATCCACCTTATCAGTAGATAATGCCTGTACATTTTTGACGGCAGTTATGGATATACATGAAAAAGCAG gAGCAAAATGTGCCGCGTCTTTCATGGAACGCTGTATAATCTACATTGGAGAGAATGCCACCGAATGTGTTAAGACCAATGCCTTCCTGACCTTAACCAAGGAGGCCCTCATCAAGATCATTTCATCAGACTAT TTCTGTCTGGAAGAGGAGGAAGTATGGCGTTGCGTTCTTGCCTGGGCCAAATATCAGGCTGGTGTAACCCAGCCCACTGCCCATTGGACCGAGGAGGAACGTGCTCGGGTCTGCCAACACCTGAGTGGTGTAATGGGCCACGTGCGGCTTCTGCTTATTGACAGTCAGGTTTTCGCAGAGGAGGTAGAACCTACAGGAGCCGTTCCCATGGAGCTGTCATTAGAACGCTATCGTTATGCCGCTTTGCATGCCAACAAGATGATCGATAACGACAAGAGACTCCAACCCCGTTTAACTGTGGCCATCAACATGTTTCCGGGTTCCCAAATTCTTAGGAACGATAAGACACCTTTACAAAATGTCCTAAATGGATGGTTTGGAGTGCCCAAGCAATCTTGGCGACTAGTTTTCAGAGCTTCAACACATGGATACGATTCGGGGACTTTCCATCGCTATTGTGATGGTGTGGCGCCCTGCATGGTCATTGGTTTGGGGTCTCATGGAGAGATCAGTGGCGGTTTTACAGACGTGGCTTGGGCGAAAACGAGCCGCAAGGGTGGTTATGTCCATTCCGAGAGAGCTTTCTTATTTGCACTAAATCCCGCCAACGGAGAGCAACCTACTAAGTTCGATATTGTCAAGAAACCATATGCTATCTGCTATCACCCGGA TTGCGGACCCATTTTTGGAGCTGGCGCGGATCTCCTTATTTCCAGCAATTGCAACACTAATATGGACTCATACTCGAACCTGCCACATTCCTATGACGGCACCAATGCCGCCCATTTGACGCTTTTTGGAGACTACAACTTCACCATCAGCGACTACGAGGTCTATACATTGGCTCCGCCGGGAGGAGGAAGTACCACCGGACCCGTTCACAGCAGCAATCACAACCAGGTTCAAAACCAGAATCACTCAGCGAATGGTCAAGCTCCTGGGGTGCCCACAAAAGCGAAATACGATAGATACTAA
- the SmE gene encoding probable small nuclear ribonucleoprotein E produces MSFKGNPKVQKVMVQPINLIFRYLQNRSRVQVWLYENISLRIEGHIVGFDEYMNLVLDDAEEVYVKTRQRKNLGRIMLKGDNITLIQNVSPSKD; encoded by the coding sequence ATGTCCTTCAAGGGGAATCCCAAGGTTCAGAAGGTGATGGTGCAGCCCATCAACCTGATTTTCCGTTACCTGCAAAACCGTTCCCGTGTCCAGGTCTGGTTATACGAGAACATCTCGCTGCGCATCGAGGGCCACATTGTGGGATTCGACGAGTACATGAATCTGGTGCTGGACGACGCCGAAGAGGTTTATGTGAAGACCCGCCAAAGGAAGAACCTGGGAAGGATCATGCTCAAGGGGGACAACATCACGCTTATACAGAACGTCAGTCCGTCCAAGGACTAG
- the LOC108131328 gene encoding mitochondrial import inner membrane translocase subunit Tim13: MSLANVDKSELMDQVKQQIAVANAQELLTQMTQKCFKKCVNKPGTSLDSSEQKCISMCMDRFMDSWNLISRTYGQRLQREQNKF, from the exons ATGTCTCTCGCCAACGTGGATAAAAGTGAACTGATGGACCAGGTGAAGCAACAGATTGCTGTGGCCAACGCTCAGGAACTTCTCACACAAATGACACAAAagtgctttaaaaaatgtgtCAATAAACCCGGAACCTCGCTTGACTCCTCGGAACAG AAATGCATTTCCATGTGCATGGACCGGTTTATGGACTCGTGGAACCTTATCTCCAGGACCTACGGCCAAAGATTACAACGCGAGCAGAACAAGTTCTAG